The following is a genomic window from Enterobacter cloacae.
CCCGGTTTTCTTCGCCTCCCGGGTAATATTGAGGATCAGCATATCCAGCACGTCAACGGCCTCGTCCAGCGCCGAGATTTCTTGCGCTTTCACGAATGCGGTAAGGATCGCCAGCCGCCGTTCTTCTGGCATTCTGCTGATATATTTCACCGATGCCATTCCGGCATAGCGTGCCAGATTGCGGAGCTGTATGGCGGGCAGCCCAGTGAAATTCAGACAGGAAAACTCCAGGCTGCGCAGGCGAGTGTAACGTTCAAGTGCTTCAGTGAACGCGGGGCCGCTGATAGTGACAGGGCCTCTTTTTAGGTGCTCCATCACTGAGAGTCGCTGTCCTTCGGGGATTTCAAGTAACCCAGCCAGTTGTGCGGTCTGCCAACGGTTTGGCAGCGCGGCCAATTTTCGCCACAAGCGGCGGGTCGCACGCTCACGGATTTCACCAATGACTCTCGTCAGGGTGGATGCGGCTGGCAACAACACTTTATTTTGAAGCAACCACGCGGTGGCAAAATCGAACATCAGTCCGGGGCGTTCATTACTGAGCCATGCACGGGTATACAGCAATCGCTTCAGTCTGAACGACCACGGGAAATCACCGAAATCATGATAGCTATAGTGCTGCCTGATAAGCCCGTGGTGCTCCCAACGTGTGTTTTCCCTTTGAGCATAGCGGGAAATGATCTCTGGATAGCGGATGTTAAGTTGCCTTGCGACATAAAACTGGACACCGGGCGGTATTTGCATGAGATCGGACAAGAAGGTTCCCAGAAAGCGGGCAGTTGTGAGTTGAAGGGCAATTCCCAACCGGTTATGCCTGCCCCTACGCAGGTTGATGAAAGGGCACTGTTGCAAAGTTAGCGATGAGGCAGCCTTTTGTCTTATTCAAAGGCCTTACATTTCAAAAACTCTGCTTACCAGGCGCATTTCGCCCAGGGGATCACCATAATAAAATGCTGAGGCCTGGCCTTTGCGTAGTGCACGCATCACCTCAATACCTTTGATGGTGGCGTAAGCCGTCTTCATGGATTTAAATCCCAGCGTGGCGCCGATTATCCGTTTCAGTTTGCCATGATCGCATTCAATCACGTTGTTCCGGTACTTAATCTGTCGGTGTTCAACGTCAGACGGGCACCGGCCTTCGCGTTTGAGCAGAGCAAGCGCGCGACCATAGGCGGGCGCTTTATCCGTGTTGATGAATCGCGGGATCTGCCACTTCTTCACGTTGTTGAGGATTTTACCCAGAAACCGGTATGCAGCTTTGCTGTTACGACGGGAGGAGAGATAAAAATCGACAGTGCGGCCCCGGCTGTCGACGGCCCGGTACAGATACGCCCAGCGGCCATTGACCTTCACGTAGGTTTCATCCATGTGCCACGGGCAAAGATCGGAAGGGTTACGCCAGTACCAGCGCAGCCGTTTTTCCATTTCAGGCGCATAACGCTGAACCCAGCGGTAAATCGTGGAGTGATCGACATTCACTCCGCGTTCAGCCAGCATCTCCTGCAGCTCACGGTAACTGATGCCGTATTTGCAGTACCAGCGTACGGCCCACAGAATGATGTCACGCTGAAAATGCCGGCCTTTGAATGGGTTCATGTGCAGCTCCATCAGCAAAAGGGGATGATAAGTTTATCACCACCGACTATTTGCAACAGTGCCGGCCGAATGTCTGCAGCTCGGTGAATCGGACTTTACGCATGGAGATCTCCTCAGAGGACATAATTAGTATGTCGGAGGATCTCTAAAAGTGAATGGTTCGTTTTGCAGGGATACTTACATGGGGAAACAAGATGAAACTTGAATATATACAGATAAATTAGTGGTCTGGGCGTTCTCGTCAGAAGCAAACAGCCTGCTTGCAAAAACAAGCGCTGGCAATGGCTTGGCAGGGCCGAGGTTGCCCGGGAGGTATAATTTTCCATTCGGACCAGGGAACCCAATATTGCAGCCTGCCGTACCGGATTCTGGCCGCTCAATATGGAATGATGCTCAGCATGAGCCGCAGCGGGAACTGCTGGGATAATGCTTTGCAGAATGACTGTTCCGCAGTCTGAAATCGGAGTGGATACCACGGGGTGGTTATCGGGACAGGACTGAAGCTGCTGGCGATATTGTTCAGTATCAAGGGGTGAGTCCCGAGAGGCGAGACAAGTCAAGGGCGCAGGCTGCGATGCGCAGCACGACATAGCCGGTATTTCCCTGCGGTGCCCCACAAGTATCAATGAAAGCCTCCAACGCGAGCCATTCGCGAGAGCCTTGAGTCCACGCTAAATCTATCTTATCTGCGCAGGGCAGAATGTGAAGACGGCCGCCCTGGCTCTTGCCCGCCAGGCGCACGAGGCGGTGGAAAGGGGGAGGGGATGTTGTCTATATGGCTCTGCTGTAGTGAGCGGGTTGCGCTCCGACAGCGGTCCTGATCAATCGTCACCCTTTCTCGGCCCTTGAATGTTCCTCGCAACGAGCCTCCTTTTCGCCAATCCATCGACAATCACCGCGAGCCCCAGCTCGAACACTGCGTCCGGACCGGCTTCGTCGAAGGTGTCTATCACGGCCCGCAACAACGGAGCCTGTTCAATGGTGCCGCCGCGCTCACCGGCATCGCTGTCGCCGGCCTGCTCCTCAAGCACGGCCCCAACAGTGAAGTAGCTGATTGTCATCAGCGCATTGACGGCGTCCCAAGCCGAAAAACCCGCCTCGCAGAGGAAGCGAAGCTGCGCGTCGACCACTTCCATCTGCGGTGCGCCCGGTCTCGTGCCAGCATGGATACGCGCGCCATCGCGATAAGCGAGCAGCGCCTGCCTGAAGCTGCGGGCATTCCCGATCAGAAATGAGCGCCAGTCGTCGTCGACTCTCGGCACCGAATGCGTATGATTCTCCGCCAGCATGGCTTCGGCCAGTGCGTCGAGCAGCGCCCGTTTGTTCCTGAAGTGCCAGTATAACGCCGGCTGCTGAACCCCCAACCGTTTAGCCAGTTTGCGTGTCGTCAGAGCCTCTACGCCGACCTCATTCAACAGGTCCAGGGCGACACGGATAACTGTATTAGGCTGCAACTTTATCATGCTTGACACTTTATCACTGATAAACATAATATGTCCACCAACTTATCAGTGATAAAGGATCCGTGAGTTCTATCGGACCAGCGGAGGCTGGTCCGGAGGCCAGCGGAGGCTGGTCCGGAGGCCAGACGTGAAACCCAACAGACCCCTGATCGTAATACTGTGCACTGTCGCGCTCGACGCTGTCGGCATCGGCCTGATTATGCCGGTGCTGCCGGGCCTCCTGCGAGATCTGGTTCACTCGAACGACGTCACCGCCCACTATGGCATTTTGCTGGCGCTGTATGCGTTGATGCAATTTGCCTGCGC
Proteins encoded in this region:
- a CDS encoding IS6 family transposase, which gives rise to MNPFKGRHFQRDIILWAVRWYCKYGISYRELQEMLAERGVNVDHSTIYRWVQRYAPEMEKRLRWYWRNPSDLCPWHMDETYVKVNGRWAYLYRAVDSRGRTVDFYLSSRRNSKAAYRFLGKILNNVKKWQIPRFINTDKAPAYGRALALLKREGRCPSDVEHRQIKYRNNVIECDHGKLKRIIGATLGFKSMKTAYATIKGIEVMRALRKGQASAFYYGDPLGEMRLVSRVFEM
- a CDS encoding TetR family transcriptional regulator, with protein sequence MFISDKVSSMIKLQPNTVIRVALDLLNEVGVEALTTRKLAKRLGVQQPALYWHFRNKRALLDALAEAMLAENHTHSVPRVDDDWRSFLIGNARSFRQALLAYRDGARIHAGTRPGAPQMEVVDAQLRFLCEAGFSAWDAVNALMTISYFTVGAVLEEQAGDSDAGERGGTIEQAPLLRAVIDTFDEAGPDAVFELGLAVIVDGLAKRRLVARNIQGPRKGDD